The following nucleotide sequence is from Archocentrus centrarchus isolate MPI-CPG fArcCen1 chromosome 18, fArcCen1, whole genome shotgun sequence.
tgGGGACTGTTTTAGCACTAGCAAAGATGGAGAAAAGTCAGTGAATGGAGGTGAGATTTTCTGTAGAGGTAAGGTCTTGatttaaaagtacaaaaaataattgacattttccatatttgttatatatatatatatatcagtggcggatgctggtctttcaaggaggggaagctcaatttcggcctacaccataaaatgtgtcagtttatttatacagcagcactcgctggacagaaactgcgatacaagtcagaaagagtgacagaagtcagtctccaaacacaagcagctacaaaaaaaaaaccccaccagaaatagaagctccatttgtcgctagtcgttttttgtttttttttcgctagtcgtttttaacaaagaaaatgccgctaagtggattaggaaagtctccggttcaactcaAAACAAAtgctcccacggatgtttacaccaaaagatcgctgattcgctcatttcgctgtcaatcaaaaagggattcagcctcagacagatcatccaatcatcatgcagaagctgagcgtccgggccggccgaggccagcccactgccccatagacccccagagacgctgagcgtccgaagggcgggacaaagcccagcatttatccaatgactcgtctcgtttcACTGCTTTCTTTGCTTCGCTTTTGAACTCTGTagacgctcagcgtccacactgtttaaagcgctgtgaagctgcgggaatgagtgagaggaaagccgcgtcgttaccagtgataagaagctgattctgaacaaaagttgagcgcgttgtagcgcatatttagtcaatgacatgtacacacaacagtatatatttgatcacttattttttgacattttaggggaagctgagcttcccttgcagtcttagagcaatcgcctctgatatatatatacaacaaATATGGAAAATGTCAACTATTTTGGAGACTTTCAGAGTCTCCatatatatatggatatatatatattctatttTACTCGATTTTCCTTTATCTGATTCCACATCCCAGTTTCTGCAGCACTCCCAGGCCTTTCTCCTGGTATTCTTGTCTAGTCAGCCAGAAGGAGTCCTTGTCTTTCATGATGTTGGCCAGCACAGCTCCACCCATGAACACCATGTGTTTACGCCTGGGAGGGTCCTCGATTCGAATCTTAAAGTTCTGCAGGGGTGAACAGAAAAGTCAGGAGAGGTcattaaagtgcagacttctCATATTTAAGTGGATGAATTCTGTCTCTTAAGCTTATATCGAACAAAAGTGCTAAAGGAGAAAAATAACCACAGTAATTACGTTAATAAACTATATTTTCCATTTCTAGATACATAATTAATAAATGTGGCAAATGTTACAATTGGCTtggatttgactttttttttaaaaaaggaagtgCTTTCTGGTTTTTGCAGTAATAATCCAAACTGGCTGCATGAACAGATTCAGTGTTAAAAAGAAGTATATTTATTCTTCAATGGCTAATGTAGTGCTCATTTTGATCCTTTAATTATTAATGCAGAGACACAAGCTAATGCACGGCGTGAGTTTGATGGTTTGGTAACAGCAGAAAGCTGCAGGAGAAGTGAGTCGTATGTGGAATTTAAACTGAACCTTTTCTAAACTTTTGTCTTGGAGCTCAAGAGTAAACTGTACTTTTAATTTGGGAAGTTTATGTCAAAGCCAAAGAGGTAAACTCCATCTGCTGAGGAAGATcctacaatacagagaaaagctcCAAGGCCTGCATGTAAGTAGACCTCAGGttcagtgaataaaaaaaaaagagcaagtcAATGCTTTGTGACATTTATTAAATAACTGGATATGTATTATATTAACATATCATGAGCATATGATACAGATGACACTAATCATCAGTGAAATTATATTTATGCTATGTTTCAGCTGTGCTGACATTAATAATATGAAAGTTCTTACTGATAGTTTCTTAGTGTCTCCTTTAAGCACCCTTTCCAGGTAGAGCTGCTTGATCTCTCTTTCTAGCCTGGATGGAAGGCCCGGGTACATGGTGGTCCCCCCTGACAGAACAATGTGCTTATAGAAGTCGGCTCTGCATGGGAAAGCAGATGGGAGACATGCCTAATGATAATGAAGGTGTGTTTATAGTAGTGCAGCTTCGTTAAAGAGACAAAGGCAAAGGGAGGGGGACTCAGACCTGAGGTCAATGTCTGCAGCCTGGATGGTGTTAAAGAGCAGCTCggccactccggctccctccacgTTGATGAGATGAGGCTGGAAAAGAGCTTCAGGAGCCCCAAATCGTTCTCCACCCACCTTCACCTGCCTGCCGTCGGGCAGCTGCAAAAAGGAGAAGACTCAGTTCAGTTTTGATTAAACGTTTTTGATGATTGTGATTGTAGCAAATTGGCGAGCCAATGTTATAATCTTATCCTAAACTTATGGATGTCACTCCACATAAGCTGATTTAAAGATGATTAAACTGGTGAGAATAAAcactgatcaggcataacaCTCACCACTGAcaagtgaagtgaataacacattataagaataagaataactttattgatcccagagagAAATTCATTTGTCTGATatagctcatctgctatttgtatgagaattgaaaagcctgatggctgtgggtgcTGTTTTACTACAGAGAGAGGAGTCTGGATGTTTTCTGGATGTTTTCTTGTTTCATGAAGATAAAGTTgtgatcagagttgttcaggatgGCTTCTCCCCTCTTTACTGTGCATTTTCCCACCACCTCTGCCAGCGTGTCCATTCTGGCTCCAATTACAGAGCCAGCTTTCATCATTAGTTTGTCCAGTCTCCTTGTATCCTTGTTTTTGATCCTGCCACCCCAGCAGACTGCAGCATAGAACAGCACACTTGCCGCTACAGACTGATAgaacatttatattttgttaccaCCTCTATGTCCACCCTACAAACTGTCACAGCCTGGAGAGGGGGCCTTAATCGTTGGAAATCTACTATGATTTCCTTCATCTTAGAGGTGTCCAATATGAGATAGTTTTTGTGACTCCAGTCACTGAAGGCTTTAATGAGAGCCCCATATTCAGATTCCTGTCCATTCCTGATACACGTCAGTGTCATCCAAATATTTCTGGATGCGGAAGGACTCAGAATTGTATGTTTTCACACTGTTGTATACAGTGTGAAAAGGAACGGAGCCAGGGCAGTGCCCTGTGGAGCCCCCGGGGTGCTCATTGTTTTCACAGCCCtgaaaaattttatatatatatatatatatatatatatatatatatatatatatatatataatttttctcTACGTTAGGCGGCAAATCAAATTAAACCTTCCTGGGATGTTGCTTGTCCACATACCGTGAATGACTCCACCAGGTAAGTGGTCTCTGTGGCCAGACGCTGCTCTTGCTCAATGTCGTATGCCACATAGCAGAGCTTCTCCTTCAACATACGCACGGTCTCAAAGTCAGCTGTGTGGTTGAAGGCGTAGCCGCGAAGCAGCAGGAGCTGatggaaagattttttttttttcatatgtgtGTTTAGGCATTTTCTTCAACTGATACACGTTTATTGTGAACCTGTACATATACTTTCCTTAGCTTGTACAATATTCAGACCCTATATCCCAAACACAAATCAGCTCACCTTAATCAGGTAGCGTGTGACCTCACGTCCTGCAATATCCAGCCTGCGCGTAAGGTGGGGCAAAGAAAAGCCTTCGTACACTGGACAGATGTGGGTGACGCCATCTCCCGAATCAACGACAACACCGGTGAGCAAACCTGTAGACAAAGTCAGTTCCAAGAATGGGAATCAAAATGCACTAAATATCCAGTGAATTGCACCATTAATAGCAGACAGAGCAGGTCAGGCTACAAAGCATTTAGACACAATGAGTTTGTACAGATTCCAGTCTTCTTACCTTGAGCATACAGAGTGAGCACAGCCTGAATTGCCACATAGATGCCGTGGAACTGGTACTTCTCAAACATGACTTCGGTGATTTTCTCACGGTTTTTGGTTGGGTTCATGGGCGGTTCAGTCAGAAGAATCTTGAATGGAAACAAACACAAcctcagtaatttttttttttaattttgttcaatCACTATAGGCCATTTCTTTCAGTAGCACCAACCATTTTTATATGAAAATGGTTGTAAATGCATGTGTTTCATGTGAAAAAGTTGATGCTTTTAGCTTTCAACTGAATAAATTTAACCCATCCATGTTTTCTAACAGCTCATCCAGTGAGAAACCACCTTTCATATCATTTATATTACAGGATAGAACATTTTAAGATTACTGAGCTTAACATTCAAGGCAGAAATACTGGGTTTCATTCTAATGTTACTACAGGCAGAGCTCAGAATAAAGATAAACAAGTGACAAATTCAAGGAAAATCTGATAAAGGGCCTTAGGTGTTGGGCTCCTGTATGCTACCACAATGGTTTTATTATGCTTTGGCATTGATTATAGAAGTACAAGAAACCCTGTTGGAGGGAGGGGGCGCTGTTCTTCCCTCCTCTGGTGTTTTTGATAATGGTGATGTAGAGTGCTCTCCAACAGGTTGGTCCAAATTCTCCCAAATGTGTTAAATAGGGTGGAGATCTGGTGATTACACAAGCATACAATTCATATCACTGTTATTCTCTCCCCCTGTGCCCTTTAGATGTGGACATAGTTGTTCTGCAAGTGACCTCTCCCCAACAGGCTAGACATGTTTGATCACAGGGTAAACAGTCAGAACAACTTTGTACTGAATTGGATAGATCTTTCCCTGGACCCAAACAATGCTAGTAAAATTCCCTTTTATAGCATGATAGGGCCAAGAGATTGCCTCAGTATAGCGATCTGTATTTTTTCCAAAGGAAGTCCTTCAGTTATTAACAAATTTGCAAGCTCGTATGCTATCTTACACCCATTCGTACCTTGCATTCTGGTGGGTTGATGCCCAGGCATTCAGGGCCAAAGGTGTGGTCCCACAAGTGGAGCATGTCTTCCCAGTTGCGCACCATACCGTTCTCCATGGGGTAGGACATCTCCAGCATGGACCGACACTCGCTGGCTTCATCTCCCACCATTAAGTCCTGGTGTACAGATTTGAAGAGATTAGGATGGGAAATATTAGTggctttgtttttgcttttctttgtctggATAGCAAAATATAGGtcaaataattacagaaaaagtaTCAGTTTGATGGTTTGTTTGAAGATTGTCATAATTTCTTTCTGATTTTTAAGCATTTAGTGTAAAATTTTCTGTCAAAAACATTCACAGCCACACACAAGTACATGTGTACTGTACAAATGAAAGGCAATTATCCTGGGAAAGCTGGTGTTTCAACTGAACATTTAATAAAAAGCTTAATAATGTTTGTTGCAGCCtagctttatttattcattcttcTGTACTATTGACCTTTCCATGCTTTTTCCACTCCAATCCTAGAGGGATTATCAGGTTAAAAGGTTTGAATGATCTCAGGTTACATGAGTGTATGAACTCAACTGTCTCCATCTTAGGAAGCTAACTGGTGTGCACTTCCAAGACACTTTAAGCTGAGACACAAGAggtggaggagatgcagaggtaCAGAAGGTCACATCTTAGGATGTGTGTTTAAATCTTATAGATGACCACACCAGTCAGCTACAGCATTaaaaccatccatccaaccattttcttccacttatctaattcagggttgCTGGAGCTTATCCCGGTTATTattgggtgagaggcagggtaaaccgtagacaggtcaccagtctgtcacagggctaacaaaCATAAGGAAAGTCAACCAtacatgctcacattcacacctgcaaTCAGTTTAGAGTCAACAATCGGCCTAACCCTAGCctctttggactgtggtaggagagaacccacacagacatgtggagaacatgcaaactgcacacggAAAGGCCCCAGACTGGACTCAAACCTAGggccttcctgctgtgaggtagcagtgctcACTACTGCGCCACTGTGCCGCttcaagcattaaaaaccaCGTGTAGGTCATCATACTGCTGCCAAAAAGCTTCTGACTTGTCTGGACCAGACCTCTAGTAGCGTCCCGCAGTGTCTGTCAGTGAAGCCTTTAGTGTCCTGTGGGTTTCTTGGTTGGACCATTGTGGTTGTGCTCTACGTCTTGGCTTTTTACTGTGTTCTCAATAGCAGTTTTTGTGGTGGTGCGAGACCCATTGTTCTGTTTGGGAAAGCTGCAATGCTTGGACCCCAGGGTCCCCAATGGAGCCCTGAATTGTAGCAGGATgattcacctgtcagtggttttaatgtttggGCTGATTGTGGctgttgtttgttgttattaGAATCCTGCTACACAGATGGAGTTTCCCCATTTTCACCCATTTATTATCCACTTGAtgctgttttcatgtttctctaTTCTGACTTTATCCACGAGGGTCAATGAAAGACCCATGTGCCGGCTACCTTTTATTGACATTAATCATACCTTGATCTCAATGTTGCCCACTTTGGTAGACGATCGTATGATTGGCCGGCCCACCAGTGCTGGGAAGATGTGCTCAGGGAAGTTGGAGCCGGCAAAGCCGCACTTGACAAACTGCATGGGgatgtgaaaatgaaacatacCAAGATCTTTATTTTCATGTCAGCTCAACTGAGAGTCAGATTGTATAGCCCTGCATTAGGGCTAAACCTATTAATTGTACTCTTGCTCTAAAAGCCTTTTGTGCAGgtaaattctgttcataaatcAGGTTTGCTCATTTTAATCGGATGTTGGTCTTAATCTGCCTACAGGAACCTGACCTAGAGTGTATTAATGCAATGCATTTACCAAATTGTTTCTTATTTAGCCTACAGTGTAACTGCAATTTCATTACACGCATTATTGCATTCATTTGGAAAGCACACTATATAAATGTATTGTTACACAGCCATTAAATAGCAGAAAGGTACCAAATTTGCCATGCTTCCCTTTTTGCCATAACTACACCTCCTACTACGCTGTCTCAACTTGTCTGTAtggccacagacacacattcctTAGCCTGGAGGGATGCAATACATTCCTAACAGGGGTAAAAATGAGAATGTTTCTGGTTGCAGCAGGTAAACTCTGTCGCTGCACAGCTTCCCCGGAAATCAACATCAAAGTGCCACTTCTGTGATTTTTAGCTCCTCTGATCAATCTCTCTTCCTGCTTTTTGTCCAATGTGGGCTCACTTCAAAGCACCACAACCATTTATGGTGTTGTGTACATACTAAAGGCAGCAGTGACAGGTCCAGACAGATGTGAAAAAGGGCTACAATGTGTGCACTTTGTCTCACACCCAGAACTTCTTCACATGTTTGCAACTAAATGATCCAGATgatttacaataaaacaaataagacaAATGGCTGTCAGACAGGTAACACACTTGTTTGCATCAAAATATCTTAAAGTGACATTCAGTTTACATGATTAGTAATATATTTTAGGCTACGACTAAAAGCTaatgcacagaaaaataaaagacaatagCCAATACTGTTAACGGGCTGTCTAACtatatagtattattattattctggaCTGCTTGACTTACCCCTGTGCCATTGTCACAGACCACCACTTTCCTCCCCTGGCTGTCCATGCTTAAACAAATACTGCAAACAGGTCAAAATATTCTGACCAGTTTGCACAGGAACCCcactaacacacaaacagcctGAGATAATTGCACGTAAGTGCAGCAGTGACTAAAAAGTGACAGGTATGAAGAAGGCTTGCTGCTTCTTTAAGTGTGGGTGGGAGTACTGAGTGTGACAacgcccttttttttttttttgtggtaagGAAGGAGGAAGAACTATTCTATGCTTTGTTTTTATGAGATAATCAGGGAGTATTTTTATAAAGGAGGGATTTACACATACGTGTAATGGTGACATTTTCCCAAATGGCACATTTTGCATTTCACTTACATTTAAATGTCTCTTTAGTCACATTTGGGGAGACTTCTCTGCACATGTTCACTACTTTGAGGTGGGTGAAacatgaagacatttttttttttttttttttttaggtcaggGTGAAAACTGCAGGGAAGTCATTATTTTGAAAGATGCCAGCAATGTTCTCTGTCCATGCTGACATAAATTGTTTTAAACTGAAAGCACAGAGCTGCATAATTCATAATAGAAAATCATTTTTACTTTCCCAAATTTCAGCAATTCCACAACTTATATCTCATCTCATTTCATCTCTCAAAGTATATCTCATCTAATTTTATCTTAAATATATCTTGTTGCATTTCACCTTCTTCTGCCTTCCAAAATACAAATTATGTGCCGGAAGAGACATGTTctaatattttccttttcttagtTGTTGTTTTGTAATAACTTGCTCCTTTCTGCTCCCTATAAAGTGTGTGTGGTTATCTTATCTGGTTATATACTATCAACTTCTTTTGGGCTTAGGACAAGAAAAACATCCACTTTCAGCAGCACCAACCTCATCCACTGAGttacaagtcttttttttttttttttatgtaagtcTGGTAAGTCTCTTCAAACAACCTTTGGTGTTTTCCAAAGTTGTTGTAAAAGTTAaggatatttatttatcttcAGAAAAGTATGCTAACTTATTGTCTGTGCTAATCATTAGTGCAAAATCGTTAGCTAAATGTGGCAGCAAAGGTACTAAAATGTTAGCCATGATGAAACCACAGCACTTTATCTCAACCTTCACAGAAAGATAGAAGGTAAAGAGccaaatgtgttttcagtgcaCTGAATTATAGGTCAATGTGGGGACTGAAAAGGTCACAATATTAAATGAATTTGCATTTGCtcataatcaaatgcacttcaatAACTGATCATCtacaagtgtgagcacctctgtaaaagcagttttattgaagctttggcagtttgctggtctggaggaTTCAGGTGTGTCTttacacaatgccacaatcttcccagcaaattcactccaagGTGACACCATACAATaataagttatttaaaaaaatccgAGAGCTACATCTTAGACTATACAGATCTcatttagcatgttaaatgttaatattcatgacagtacaattagaaaatgaCTAAACAATTATGgctggaagggttgccaggagaaagcttcttctctctaaaaaaaagaacagcttcggtttgcaaagctgcatctgaacaaaccacagatgagaccaaagtggagatgtttgctcataatgcacagcaccatgtttggagaaaaccaaacacagcatatcagcacaaacacctcataccagctgtcaggacctgagcaccttgcagtgattgagtcgaccatgaactcatctgcataccaaagtattctagagtcaaatgtgaggccgtctgtcttGACAGCTGAAACTGTCAGCATTATAAACTGCAATTAACTGCAGCATtataaagaggagtgggccaaaattcctccacagtgatgtgagagactgataaagtcacagaaaattattacttCCAGTTATTGCAGCTAAAAGGTGCTTCTAcattgaatcatggggtgtactgttttttgtttttgtttttttgactgcTAAGAGTCCTGGTGTTATTGTAATGAAAATTCAACGTTGAAGTACCAAATAATCATAAATAGCccacgtttaaaaaaaatctacgtGTTGTACACCTAATATTGTTGATAGGctaactgacagcagactgctTCATTGTAAGGCTCAAGTATGTTTGAGGATTCATGTAAAAAACCTTTGCTCCTTTCATAGCGAAGGTGATTTAAAGACGCTGCATTCATACTGACTGAAAGAGACGGTGTCACTTTGGATAAAAATAGGttcatttatttacacaaaacattacaaaatgCACATTTATCATTGAAACACAGAAATACGTTATGAGAAATGATGGTTGTAAGAAAGACAGCAAACAGTAAGCCTTTTGAGTGTGTCGTCATGAGGACAGTCTCATGTCTGATTAGGTCTCACTGTTCTCAGATGTAATAGGCACATTGAGTTAAGACCGATGAGCGTGTTTTACTCTCTCTTTCACCTCTGCGTCAGCTCCTGCAGggattcatcatcatcatcatcatcagagcaGCTCAGGAGCATTTTCAGCAGACCAGCAGTAACCACAAGAGAAGCGAACAGTTGAAACAGCCCCCAACAAAATGGTTTGTGTTTTAAGCAGCACGTGTGCGTGGCTCATGAGCTACAGTTAAGTCTCTCTGAATGTGTTGCTTGTTATTGCATTGCAAAACAGTGATGCCCTTAGTTCCTTTTTAAGGCAGTGAAATGTGTTGAATTTGGTACGTCCCTATGATAACATGCACATTCCAGCACTGCAAGACAGATTTTGGACAGTTATGCTCgctgtttttaatttgaatttatttgtttCAACTTTATCATCAGTAAATGCACCACAGTTGGTAAGTGGACATTTTTGGAGTGTAAtttttcctcactgctaaaATGATAACAATGAGTACTATGCTACCAATTCAAGGGCATTTCCACTGTTTGTGTATGGCCCTAATCTGAAGATAATCAAATTAAACAATGTGCATGGTAACATAGTCACATACGGTAACAGCCTACACAAGGCCTTGTTCATTTTGTCTTCACAATTCCCAGACAAATGTATGTAGCTTCCAttcaaaactgagaaaatgatcTCTACCAAAATAGtatttaactttaaaatattaatagtcaCATCTTCTAAAGACCACAGACAtgatttctacaaatactttacCTGAGAGTTTAAAActcaactg
It contains:
- the LOC115796951 gene encoding actin-related protein 2 isoform X1; this encodes MDSQGRKVVVCDNGTGFVKCGFAGSNFPEHIFPALVGRPIIRSSTKVGNIEIKDLMVGDEASECRSMLEMSYPMENGMVRNWEDMLHLWDHTFGPECLGINPPECKILLTEPPMNPTKNREKITEVMFEKYQFHGIYVAIQAVLTLYAQGLLTGVVVDSGDGVTHICPVYEGFSLPHLTRRLDIAGREVTRYLIKLLLLRGYAFNHTADFETVRMLKEKLCYVAYDIEQEQRLATETTYLVESFTLPDGRQVKVGGERFGAPEALFQPHLINVEGAGVAELLFNTIQAADIDLRADFYKHIVLSGGTTMYPGLPSRLEREIKQLYLERVLKGDTKKLSNFKIRIEDPPRRKHMVFMGGAVLANIMKDKDSFWLTRQEYQEKGLGVLQKLGCGIR
- the LOC115796951 gene encoding actin-related protein 2 isoform X2 gives rise to the protein MDSQGRKVVVCDNGTGFVKCGFAGSNFPEHIFPALVGRPIIRSSTKVGNIEIKDLMVGDEASECRSMLEMSYPMENGMVRNWEDMLHLWDHTFGPECLGINPPECKILLTEPPMNPTKNREKITEVMFEKYQFHGIYVAIQAVLTLYAQGLLTGVVVDSGDGVTHICPVYEGFSLPHLTRRLDIAGREVTRYLIKLLLLRGYAFNHTADFETVRMLKEKLCYVAYDIEQEQRLATETTYLVESFTLPDGRQVKVGGERFGAPEALFQPHLINVEGAGVAELLFNTIQAADIDLRTLRFESRTLPGVNTWCSWVELCWPTS